The Mesorhizobium sp. M1D.F.Ca.ET.043.01.1.1 genome contains a region encoding:
- a CDS encoding flavin reductase, which yields MTAQVARLEFREAMARVCAPVNIVTTDGPAGRGGFTATAMCSVSDDPPTLLVCMNDRSAQTGLFLANQRFCVNVLTQSHMHLAAKFAGAIRDMAERYNAARWQTMPSGMPALLDAIVSFDCEIGAVNKVGTHNVMFGRVVDIRHGSEEAALLYVGRNYMQPSALGSFGG from the coding sequence ATGACAGCACAAGTCGCGAGGCTGGAATTCCGCGAGGCCATGGCGCGGGTCTGCGCGCCGGTCAACATCGTCACCACGGACGGCCCGGCGGGGCGAGGCGGCTTCACCGCGACCGCCATGTGCAGCGTCTCCGACGATCCGCCGACGCTGCTCGTGTGCATGAACGACCGCTCGGCGCAGACGGGCCTGTTCCTCGCCAACCAGCGCTTCTGCGTCAACGTGCTCACGCAGTCGCACATGCATCTGGCGGCAAAATTCGCCGGCGCGATCCGCGACATGGCCGAGCGCTACAACGCCGCGCGCTGGCAGACCATGCCGTCCGGCATGCCGGCGCTGCTCGACGCCATCGTCAGCTTCGATTGCGAGATCGGCGCGGTGAACAAGGTCGGCACGCACAATGTGATGTTCGGCCGCGTCGTCGACATCCGCCACGGCAGCGAGGAGGCGGCGCTGCTCTATGTCGGCCGCAACTACATGCAGCCGAGCGCGCTGGGGAGTTTTGGGGGGTAG
- the hpaR gene encoding homoprotocatechuate degradation operon regulator HpaR, translating into MALLRAREVIMAHFRPMLARHDITEQQWRVLRVLAETGPLEATELANRASILPPSLTRIIKAMEERGFITRNKVKDDGRRALLAISPAGLALIEELSPERVAIYEAIEKRYGAEEHERLLDMLESLIQSESAEE; encoded by the coding sequence ATGGCTCTGCTTCGCGCCCGCGAAGTGATCATGGCGCATTTCCGGCCGATGCTTGCCCGTCACGATATCACTGAGCAGCAATGGCGCGTGCTTCGCGTCCTTGCCGAAACCGGTCCGCTGGAAGCGACCGAGCTCGCCAATCGCGCCTCGATCCTGCCGCCAAGCCTCACCCGCATCATCAAGGCGATGGAGGAGCGGGGCTTCATCACCCGCAACAAGGTCAAGGACGACGGCCGCCGCGCGCTGCTCGCCATCAGCCCGGCCGGCCTGGCGCTGATCGAGGAGCTTTCGCCGGAGCGCGTCGCCATCTACGAAGCGATCGAAAAGCGCTACGGCGCCGAGGAGCACGAGCGCCTGCTCGACATGCTGGAGAGCCTGATCCAGTCGGAGTCGGCGGAGGAGTAA
- a CDS encoding 5-carboxymethyl-2-hydroxymuconate Delta-isomerase, protein MPHMAIEYSANLDAKVDMGKLCALVSRTILDTGLFEPGAVRVRAFRAEAYAIGDGLPENGFIDMNFRIGKGRSAEEKMRAGEAIFAAVTDHLAPLFATPHFALSLEIREIDAELSWKKNAIHPRLRGK, encoded by the coding sequence TTGCCCCACATGGCGATCGAATATTCGGCGAATCTCGACGCGAAGGTCGACATGGGCAAACTCTGCGCGCTGGTCTCACGCACCATCCTCGATACCGGCCTGTTCGAGCCGGGCGCGGTGCGCGTGCGCGCCTTCCGCGCCGAGGCCTACGCGATTGGCGACGGGCTGCCTGAGAACGGCTTCATCGACATGAATTTCCGCATCGGCAAAGGCCGCAGCGCCGAGGAGAAGATGCGCGCCGGCGAGGCGATCTTCGCGGCGGTCACGGATCATCTCGCACCGCTGTTTGCCACACCGCATTTCGCGCTGTCGCTGGAGATCCGCGAGATCGATGCCGAGCTCAGCTGGAAGAAGAACGCCATCCATCCGCGTCTGCGCGGCAAGTGA
- the hpaE gene encoding 5-carboxymethyl-2-hydroxymuconate semialdehyde dehydrogenase gives MAALDDNLRKAEAYLERFRKDGVLNQIGGEAVPAADGSAYETISPIDLKPIATVARGKAADIDRAAKAAKAAFKDWAAISGDARKKVLHKIADAIVARAEEIAFVECMDTGQSLKFMAKAALRGAENFRFYADRAPEARDGRSLRAPNQVNMTTRVPIGPVGVITPWNTPFMLSTWKIAPALAAGCTIVHKPAELSPLSARLLVEIAEEAGLPKGVWNLVNGFGEDAGRALTEHPDIKAIGFVGESRTGSMIMRQGAETLKRVHFELGGKNPVIVFADADLERAADAAVFMIYSLNGERCTSSSRLLVEASVHDKFTDLVAGKARRIKIGHPLDPETVVGPLIHPVHEDKVLSYIEIGKSEGAVVVAGGGKFAGPGGGCYVSPTLFVGATNKMRIAQEEIFGPVLTAIPFKDEAEALALANDTQYGLTGYLWTSDVTRALRFTDALDAGMIWVNSENVRHLPTPFGGVKNSGIGRDGGDWSFDFYMETKNIAFATAPHSIQKLGG, from the coding sequence ATGGCGGCTTTGGACGACAATCTGAGGAAGGCCGAAGCCTATCTCGAACGCTTCCGAAAAGATGGCGTGCTCAACCAGATCGGCGGCGAGGCCGTGCCCGCCGCCGACGGTTCGGCATACGAGACCATCTCGCCGATCGATCTGAAGCCGATCGCGACGGTGGCGCGCGGCAAGGCGGCCGATATCGACCGCGCCGCCAAGGCGGCGAAGGCCGCCTTCAAGGATTGGGCGGCGATCTCCGGCGATGCGCGCAAGAAGGTGCTGCACAAAATCGCCGACGCCATCGTCGCGCGGGCCGAGGAGATCGCCTTCGTCGAGTGCATGGACACCGGCCAGTCGCTGAAGTTCATGGCCAAGGCGGCGCTGCGCGGCGCCGAGAATTTCCGCTTCTACGCCGACCGCGCGCCGGAAGCGCGCGACGGCCGCTCGCTCAGGGCCCCGAACCAAGTCAACATGACGACACGCGTGCCGATTGGCCCGGTCGGCGTGATCACGCCGTGGAACACGCCGTTCATGCTGTCGACCTGGAAGATCGCGCCGGCTCTAGCCGCCGGCTGCACGATCGTTCACAAGCCGGCGGAGTTGTCGCCGCTGAGCGCGCGACTACTGGTCGAGATCGCCGAGGAAGCGGGGCTGCCTAAGGGCGTGTGGAATCTCGTCAACGGTTTCGGCGAGGACGCCGGCCGCGCGCTGACCGAGCATCCCGACATCAAGGCCATTGGCTTCGTCGGCGAAAGTCGCACCGGCTCGATGATCATGCGCCAAGGCGCTGAAACGCTGAAGCGCGTGCATTTCGAGCTCGGCGGCAAGAACCCGGTCATCGTCTTCGCCGACGCCGACCTCGAGCGCGCCGCGGACGCCGCCGTTTTCATGATCTATTCGCTGAATGGCGAGCGCTGCACCTCGTCTTCACGCTTGCTGGTCGAGGCCTCCGTCCATGACAAGTTCACCGACCTTGTGGCGGGGAAGGCCAGGCGCATCAAGATCGGCCATCCGCTCGATCCCGAAACCGTGGTCGGGCCGCTGATTCATCCGGTGCATGAGGACAAGGTGCTCTCCTATATCGAGATCGGCAAATCGGAAGGCGCGGTGGTTGTTGCCGGCGGCGGCAAGTTCGCGGGTCCGGGCGGCGGCTGTTATGTCAGCCCGACACTGTTCGTCGGCGCCACCAACAAGATGCGCATCGCCCAGGAGGAGATTTTCGGGCCGGTGCTGACCGCGATCCCGTTCAAGGACGAGGCCGAGGCGCTGGCCTTGGCCAACGACACGCAATACGGCCTCACCGGCTATCTGTGGACCTCGGACGTCACCCGCGCCCTGCGCTTCACCGATGCGCTCGACGCCGGCATGATCTGGGTGAACTCAGAGAACGTGCGGCATTTGCCGACGCCGTTCGGCGGCGTCAAGAACTCAGGCATCGGCCGCGATGGCGGCGACTGGTCGTTCGACTTCTACATGGAAACCAAGAACATCGCGTTCGCCACGGCGCCGCATTCGATCCAGAAGCTCGGCGGCTGA